In Isoptericola jiangsuensis, the following proteins share a genomic window:
- a CDS encoding alpha-N-arabinofuranosidase encodes MLSATVTVDPAFVVGPVRRRTFGSFVEHLGRSVYTGIHDPGHPTADADGFRGDVVELTRELGVSTVRYPGGNFVSGYRWEDGVGPVEDRPRRLDLAWHSTEPNLVGVDEFMRWAARTGVEPMMAVNLGTRGVQEALDLLEYCNVPGGTAWSDLRRAHGAEEPYRVKMWCLGNEMDGPWQIGAKTAAEYGRLAAETARAMRMIDPDLELVVCGSSNSGMPTFGAWEHTVLTEAYEHVDHVSAHAYYWESDGDLASFLASAVDMDHFVDSVAATADAVRAAGKRSKFINISFDEWNVWYQKRAESRPPSGDDWPVAPVLLEDRYNVADAVVVGNLLISLLRHTDRVHAASQAQLVNVIAPIMTEPGGRSWKQTIFHPFALTSRHAAGEVLRLAIDSPTTGTARFGEVPVLDAVATHDAETGEVVVLATNRSVTDEVTLDVDLRGFAGLRVVEALTLSNPDHTWTATADDDSSVVPRTNGSARLTDARLGAVLPPVSWSIVRLGPAS; translated from the coding sequence ATGCTGTCCGCCACCGTCACCGTCGACCCGGCCTTCGTCGTCGGCCCCGTGCGTCGCCGCACGTTCGGCTCGTTCGTCGAGCACCTCGGTCGCTCCGTCTACACCGGGATCCACGACCCCGGCCATCCCACCGCCGACGCCGACGGGTTCCGCGGCGACGTCGTCGAGCTCACCCGTGAGCTCGGCGTGTCGACCGTGCGCTACCCGGGCGGGAACTTCGTCTCCGGCTACCGCTGGGAGGACGGCGTCGGGCCGGTCGAGGACCGCCCGCGCCGTCTCGACCTGGCCTGGCACTCGACCGAGCCCAACCTGGTCGGGGTCGACGAGTTCATGCGCTGGGCGGCACGCACCGGCGTCGAGCCGATGATGGCCGTGAACCTCGGCACGCGCGGCGTCCAGGAGGCGCTCGACCTGCTCGAGTACTGCAACGTCCCCGGCGGCACCGCCTGGAGCGACCTGCGCCGGGCGCACGGGGCCGAGGAGCCGTACCGCGTGAAGATGTGGTGCCTCGGCAACGAGATGGACGGGCCGTGGCAGATCGGTGCGAAGACGGCCGCCGAGTACGGGCGCCTCGCCGCCGAGACCGCCCGGGCCATGCGCATGATCGACCCCGACCTCGAGCTCGTCGTGTGCGGGTCGTCCAACTCCGGCATGCCGACCTTCGGCGCCTGGGAGCACACGGTGCTCACCGAGGCGTACGAGCACGTCGACCACGTCTCGGCGCACGCGTACTACTGGGAGTCCGACGGTGACCTCGCCTCGTTCCTCGCGTCCGCTGTGGACATGGACCACTTCGTCGACTCCGTCGCCGCCACGGCCGACGCCGTGCGGGCCGCGGGCAAGCGGAGCAAGTTCATCAACATCTCCTTCGACGAGTGGAACGTCTGGTACCAGAAGCGTGCCGAGTCCCGTCCGCCGTCGGGAGACGACTGGCCCGTGGCCCCGGTCCTGCTCGAGGACCGGTACAACGTGGCCGACGCCGTCGTCGTGGGCAACCTGCTCATCAGCCTGCTGCGGCACACCGACCGCGTGCACGCCGCCTCGCAGGCCCAACTGGTCAACGTCATCGCCCCGATCATGACCGAGCCGGGCGGACGCAGCTGGAAGCAGACGATCTTCCACCCGTTCGCGCTGACCTCCCGGCACGCGGCGGGCGAGGTGCTGCGGCTCGCGATCGACTCCCCGACGACCGGTACGGCCCGGTTCGGCGAGGTCCCGGTGCTCGACGCCGTGGCCACCCACGACGCCGAGACCGGTGAGGTCGTGGTGCTGGCCACGAACCGGTCGGTGACGGACGAGGTCACGCTCGACGTCGACCTGCGCGGGTTCGCCGGCCTGCGGGTCGTGGAGGCGCTCACGCTGTCCAACCCCGACCACACGTGGACGGCCACCGCCGACGACGACTCGTCGGTCGTGCCGCGGACGAACGGGTCCGCGCGGCTCACCGACGCCCGGCTCGGCGCGGTCCTGCCGCCGGTGTCCTGGAGCATCGTCAGGCTCGGGCCCGCGTCGTGA
- a CDS encoding carbohydrate-binding module family 20 domain-containing protein, which produces MPLAHRSRTTARPHRALAALAAVGVAAAGLLALPGPAAATTPVPSPVVDSANGRGNVIANLFQWTWDSVAAECTSTLGPAGYGWVQVSPPQEHVRGTAWWTSYQPVSYRIESKLGTRAEFAAMVDTCRDAGVGVVVDAVVNHTTGADQGSGTGVAGSPFGVDSFPGLYSAADFNDCRTSITNYSDRYQVQNCRLLSLQDLRTGSAYVRDRIAAYMNDLIDLGVGGFRIDAAKHVPAADLEAIRARLSDPDVFWVHEVIGAAGEPVRPAEYLGSGDSHEFDYARELRSRFDGSIAGLRTIGDGKLPSANAGVFVDNHDTERNGETMNYRWGAKYLLANTFLLSWPYGSPTVYSGYTWTDKDAGAPGATQTTVPDASCGSAAWTCTHAATEVRGMVGFHNAVAGTAVTSWWDDGGNHIAYGRGDVGYVTINNTASAVTRTYSTSLPAGTYCDVVAADDCSRTYTVSGAGTFSATVPAYGALALLAAGGDGGSDGGTTTVYYATDAAWSAYRVHHRVGSGAWTAVPGAPMTAACTGWVSREIDTDGATVTAAFTDGSGTWDNNGGRDYTLSGEHVAVRGGQVTAGDPCASSGGGQATGETSVSVTATTAWGQDVRLVGSLPELGSWAPQQGVRLGADAYLVWSATVDLPPGTAFEYKYVKVDGSGAVVWESGANRTATVGQDGVLALDDTWR; this is translated from the coding sequence ATGCCGCTCGCACATCGATCCCGCACCACCGCACGCCCCCACCGGGCGCTCGCCGCGCTCGCCGCCGTCGGCGTCGCGGCCGCCGGCCTCCTGGCCCTGCCCGGGCCGGCCGCCGCCACGACACCCGTCCCCAGCCCCGTCGTGGACTCGGCGAACGGGCGCGGCAACGTCATCGCGAACCTGTTCCAGTGGACCTGGGACTCCGTGGCGGCCGAGTGCACCTCGACCCTCGGCCCCGCCGGGTACGGCTGGGTCCAGGTCTCCCCGCCGCAGGAGCACGTGCGCGGCACCGCGTGGTGGACCTCCTACCAGCCCGTCAGCTACCGGATCGAGTCCAAGCTGGGCACGCGCGCCGAGTTCGCGGCGATGGTCGACACGTGCCGCGACGCCGGTGTGGGCGTCGTCGTCGACGCCGTCGTCAACCACACCACGGGCGCCGACCAGGGGTCCGGCACCGGGGTCGCGGGCAGCCCGTTCGGCGTCGACTCGTTCCCCGGCCTCTACTCCGCGGCCGACTTCAACGACTGCCGCACCAGCATCACGAACTACTCCGACCGCTACCAGGTGCAGAACTGCCGCCTGCTGTCCCTGCAGGACCTGCGCACCGGGTCGGCGTACGTCCGCGACCGGATCGCGGCGTACATGAACGACCTCATCGACCTCGGGGTCGGGGGCTTCCGCATCGACGCGGCGAAGCACGTCCCGGCGGCCGACCTGGAGGCGATCCGGGCCCGGCTGTCGGACCCGGACGTCTTCTGGGTGCACGAGGTCATCGGCGCGGCCGGTGAGCCGGTCCGTCCCGCGGAGTACCTGGGCAGCGGCGACTCCCACGAGTTCGACTACGCCCGCGAGCTGCGGTCCCGGTTCGACGGCAGCATCGCCGGGCTGCGCACGATCGGCGACGGCAAGCTCCCGTCCGCGAACGCGGGCGTGTTCGTCGACAATCACGACACGGAGCGCAACGGCGAGACGATGAACTACAGGTGGGGCGCCAAGTACCTCCTGGCGAACACCTTCCTGCTGTCGTGGCCGTACGGGTCGCCCACCGTCTACTCGGGCTACACGTGGACGGACAAGGACGCCGGTGCGCCCGGCGCCACGCAGACGACGGTGCCGGACGCGTCCTGCGGGTCGGCGGCGTGGACGTGCACGCACGCCGCGACCGAGGTCCGGGGGATGGTCGGGTTCCACAACGCGGTGGCCGGCACGGCGGTCACGAGCTGGTGGGACGACGGCGGCAACCACATCGCCTACGGGCGCGGCGACGTCGGCTACGTGACGATCAACAACACGGCCTCGGCCGTCACGCGCACCTACTCCACGTCGCTGCCCGCCGGGACCTACTGCGACGTCGTCGCCGCCGACGACTGCTCGCGGACCTACACGGTCTCCGGGGCGGGCACGTTCTCGGCGACGGTCCCCGCGTACGGGGCGCTCGCGCTGCTCGCCGCGGGCGGCGACGGCGGGTCCGACGGCGGCACCACCACCGTGTACTACGCGACCGACGCCGCCTGGTCGGCGTACCGCGTGCACCACCGCGTCGGTTCGGGGGCGTGGACGGCGGTGCCGGGAGCGCCGATGACGGCCGCGTGCACGGGCTGGGTGTCCCGCGAGATCGACACCGACGGCGCGACCGTCACCGCGGCGTTCACCGACGGCTCCGGCACGTGGGACAACAACGGCGGGCGGGACTACACGCTCAGCGGTGAGCACGTCGCCGTGCGGGGCGGTCAGGTCACCGCCGGGGACCCGTGCGCGTCGTCGGGCGGCGGGCAGGCGACGGGCGAGACCTCCGTGTCGGTCACCGCGACGACGGCGTGGGGCCAGGACGTGCGGCTCGTCGGCTCGCTGCCGGAGCTCGGGTCGTGGGCGCCGCAGCAGGGGGTGCGGCTCGGTGCGGACGCCTACCTCGTGTGGTCCGCCACGGTCGACCTGCCGCCCGGCACCGCCTTCGAGTACAAGTACGTCAAGGTGGACGGCTCGGGCGCCGTCGTGTGGGAGAGCGGTGCGAACCGCACGGCCACCGTGGGCCAGGACGGCGTGCTCGCCCTGGACGACACGTGGCGCTGA
- the glyA gene encoding serine hydroxymethyltransferase has protein sequence MSTPDPTFDAPLAEVDPEIAAVLDGELARQRDTLEMIASENFVPRAVLQAQGSVLTNKYAEGYPGRRYYGGCEQVDVAENLAIARAQELFGAEYANVQPHSGAQANAAVLHALINAGDKILGLELAHGGHLTHGMKINFSGKLYDVGAYGVDPTSHRIEMDEVRKKALEHRPDVIIAGWSAYPRHLDFAAFREVADEVGAKLWVDMAHFAGLVAAGLHPSPVPHADVVSSTVHKTIGGPRSGFILAKDEYAKKLNSAVFPGQQGGPLMHVIAGKAVAFKIAGSEAFKERQERTLRGAQIIAERLGHADVADTGVSVLTGGTDVHLVLVDLRNSAMDGQQAEDLLHSVGITVNRNAVPFDPRPPRVTSGLRIGTPALATRGFGDAEFTEVADIIATALRDGASADADALRARVAKLTADFPLYPGLAQ, from the coding sequence ATGAGCACTCCCGACCCCACGTTCGACGCGCCGCTGGCCGAGGTCGACCCCGAGATCGCCGCCGTCCTCGACGGCGAGCTGGCCCGCCAGCGCGACACGCTCGAGATGATCGCGTCCGAGAACTTCGTGCCCCGTGCCGTCCTGCAGGCCCAGGGTTCCGTCCTGACCAACAAGTACGCCGAGGGCTACCCGGGCCGCCGCTACTACGGCGGCTGCGAGCAGGTCGACGTCGCGGAGAACCTCGCGATCGCCCGTGCCCAGGAGCTGTTCGGCGCCGAGTACGCGAACGTCCAGCCGCACTCCGGCGCGCAGGCCAACGCGGCCGTGCTGCACGCCCTCATCAACGCGGGCGACAAGATCCTCGGCCTGGAGCTGGCCCACGGCGGTCACCTCACGCACGGCATGAAGATCAACTTCTCCGGCAAGCTGTACGACGTCGGCGCGTACGGCGTGGACCCGACCTCGCACCGCATCGAGATGGACGAGGTCCGCAAGAAGGCCCTCGAGCACCGTCCTGACGTCATCATCGCCGGCTGGTCGGCGTACCCCCGTCACCTCGACTTCGCGGCGTTCCGCGAGGTCGCGGACGAGGTCGGCGCCAAGCTGTGGGTCGACATGGCGCACTTCGCGGGCCTGGTGGCCGCGGGCCTGCACCCGTCCCCGGTGCCGCACGCCGACGTCGTGTCCTCCACGGTGCACAAGACCATCGGCGGTCCCCGCTCCGGCTTCATCCTGGCCAAGGACGAGTACGCCAAGAAGCTGAACTCGGCGGTGTTCCCGGGTCAGCAGGGCGGCCCGCTCATGCACGTCATCGCGGGCAAGGCGGTCGCGTTCAAGATCGCCGGCAGCGAGGCGTTCAAGGAGCGCCAGGAGCGCACCCTGCGCGGCGCGCAGATCATCGCCGAGCGTCTCGGCCACGCCGACGTCGCCGACACCGGCGTGTCCGTCCTCACGGGCGGCACCGACGTGCACCTCGTCCTCGTCGACCTGCGGAACTCCGCGATGGACGGCCAGCAGGCGGAGGACCTCCTGCACTCGGTCGGCATCACCGTGAACCGCAACGCCGTGCCGTTCGACCCGCGCCCGCCGCGCGTCACCTCCGGCCTGCGCATCGGCACGCCGGCGCTCGCCACCCGCGGGTTCGGCGACGCCGAGTTCACCGAGGTCGCGGACATCATCGCGACCGCGCTGCGCGACGGCGCGTCGGCCGACGCCGACGCCCTGCGCGCCCGCGTCGCGAAGCTCACCGCGGACTTCCCGCTCTACCCGGGCCTCGCCCAGTAA
- a CDS encoding bifunctional methylenetetrahydrofolate dehydrogenase/methenyltetrahydrofolate cyclohydrolase — MTAQILDGKATAATIKGELRERVAALRERGVVPGLGTLLVGDDPGSQWYVAGKHRDCAEVGIESIREDLPGDATQEEIEAAVRRLNEDPACTGFIVQLPLPKGIDTNRVLELVDPAKDADGLHPTNLGRLVLRVNEEIDSPLPCTPRGIIDLMLRHDVDLHGKEVVVLGRGVTVGRPIGLLLTRRAVNATVTLTHTGTRDLPELVRRADVIVAGAGVKHLVTADMVKPGAVLIDVGVSRETDPATGKSKVVGDIDPAAREVASWYSPNPGGVGPMTRAMLLANVVETAERAVAAV, encoded by the coding sequence ATGACCGCACAGATCCTCGACGGCAAGGCCACCGCGGCCACGATCAAGGGCGAGCTGCGCGAGCGCGTCGCGGCGCTGCGCGAGCGCGGCGTCGTGCCCGGCCTCGGCACCCTGCTCGTCGGCGACGACCCGGGCTCGCAGTGGTACGTCGCCGGCAAGCACCGCGACTGCGCGGAGGTCGGCATCGAGTCCATCCGGGAGGACCTGCCCGGGGACGCCACGCAGGAGGAGATCGAGGCGGCCGTGCGCCGGCTCAACGAGGACCCCGCCTGCACCGGGTTCATCGTGCAGCTCCCGCTGCCGAAGGGCATCGACACCAACCGGGTGCTCGAGCTCGTCGACCCCGCCAAGGACGCCGACGGCCTGCACCCGACCAACCTGGGCCGGCTCGTGCTGCGCGTCAACGAGGAGATCGACTCCCCGCTGCCGTGCACCCCGCGCGGGATCATCGACCTCATGCTGCGGCACGACGTCGACCTGCACGGCAAGGAGGTCGTGGTGCTGGGTCGCGGTGTCACCGTGGGCCGTCCCATCGGCCTGCTGCTGACCCGTCGCGCCGTCAACGCGACGGTCACGCTGACGCACACCGGCACCCGCGACCTGCCGGAGCTCGTGCGCCGCGCCGACGTGATCGTCGCCGGGGCCGGCGTCAAGCACCTCGTCACGGCCGACATGGTCAAGCCGGGCGCCGTGCTCATCGACGTCGGCGTGTCCCGCGAGACCGACCCGGCCACGGGGAAGTCCAAGGTCGTCGGCGACATCGACCCCGCCGCCCGCGAGGTCGCGTCCTGGTACTCGCCCAACCCGGGCGGCGTCGGGCCGATGACCCGCGCCATGCTGCTCGCGAACGTCGTCGAGACCGCCGAGCGGGCGGTCGCCGCCGTCTGA
- a CDS encoding VOC family protein, whose protein sequence is MVTVRPHLWFADDNAHEAAVFYAEHVPDSRVGRVLTAPEGVPGATAGKPFIVEFTVGGIDVIGLNAGPALRLDEAFSLYLLCDGQEEVDRYWDLFTADGGKPGQCGWCTDRFGVSWQVIPRQLEELSGDYSTPANRRVMEAMLQMTKIDVPALEAAHRGD, encoded by the coding sequence ATGGTCACCGTCAGACCGCACCTGTGGTTCGCCGACGACAACGCCCACGAGGCCGCCGTCTTCTACGCCGAGCACGTGCCCGACTCCCGCGTGGGCCGCGTGCTCACCGCGCCCGAGGGCGTGCCGGGCGCGACGGCCGGCAAGCCGTTCATCGTGGAGTTCACGGTCGGCGGGATCGACGTCATCGGCCTCAACGCCGGGCCGGCCCTGCGCCTCGACGAGGCGTTCAGCCTCTACCTGCTGTGCGACGGCCAGGAGGAGGTCGACCGGTACTGGGACCTGTTCACCGCCGACGGCGGCAAGCCCGGCCAGTGCGGCTGGTGCACCGACCGGTTCGGGGTGAGCTGGCAGGTGATCCCCCGGCAGCTCGAGGAGCTCAGCGGCGACTACTCGACGCCCGCGAACCGGCGCGTCATGGAGGCGATGCTCCAGATGACGAAGATCGACGTCCCCGCGCTGGAGGCCGCCCACCGAGGCGACTGA
- a CDS encoding exodeoxyribonuclease III: MSGVLTVATANVNGIRAAVRRGMDAWTAHRAPDVLLLQEVRAPEEVVTAQFAGWHVAQLPSAIKGRAGVAVVSRLPITASRAGLPGDDGTEPDVDTGRWLEADLALPDGGRLTVVSAYLHSGSTKPGEEHTMTAKYAHLDRVSARLDGLVADDAPVVVAGDVNIAHREVDIANWKGNLKSAGFLPAERAYVDRWLAGGWTDLGRAHGGDGPGPYTWWTWRGQAFDNDKGWRIDYQLANPALAERAVKVEVDRATTYDARWSDHAPLLATYDL; the protein is encoded by the coding sequence ATGTCCGGCGTGCTGACCGTCGCCACCGCCAACGTCAACGGGATCCGAGCCGCCGTCCGCCGCGGCATGGACGCCTGGACCGCCCACCGAGCCCCCGACGTCCTGCTGCTCCAGGAGGTCCGCGCCCCCGAGGAGGTCGTCACCGCCCAGTTCGCGGGCTGGCACGTCGCGCAGCTGCCCAGCGCGATCAAGGGCCGCGCCGGCGTCGCGGTCGTCTCCCGCCTGCCGATCACGGCCTCGCGCGCCGGCCTGCCCGGCGACGACGGCACCGAGCCGGACGTCGACACCGGCCGCTGGCTGGAGGCCGACCTCGCGCTGCCCGACGGCGGGCGGCTCACCGTCGTGTCCGCGTACCTGCACTCGGGGTCGACGAAGCCGGGGGAGGAGCACACGATGACCGCCAAGTACGCGCACCTCGACAGGGTGTCCGCCCGGCTCGACGGGCTCGTCGCGGACGACGCCCCCGTCGTCGTGGCGGGCGACGTCAACATCGCGCACCGCGAGGTGGACATCGCGAACTGGAAGGGCAACCTCAAGAGCGCGGGGTTCCTCCCCGCCGAGCGCGCGTACGTCGACCGGTGGCTGGCCGGCGGGTGGACCGACCTCGGTCGTGCCCACGGCGGCGACGGCCCGGGCCCGTACACCTGGTGGACGTGGCGCGGCCAGGCGTTCGACAACGACAAGGGCTGGCGCATCGACTACCAGCTCGCCAACCCGGCGCTCGCGGAGCGGGCCGTCAAGGTGGAGGTCGACCGGGCGACGACCTACGACGCGCGGTGGAGCGACCATGCGCCGCTGCTGGCCACCTACGACCTGTGA
- a CDS encoding Na/Pi symporter, protein MTAVLPQAPVSVATPASSTPRLVSPFERFGLTGRRLNAANWLGVVAGVYVLVTAVELIGSGFKAATGDSAEALFGFASNPFVGLMVGVLFTALVQSSSTTTSVTVGLVAGGLPIQIAIPMLMGANIGTTLTNTLVSLGAARDKEAFRRAFSAATVHDFFNLLAVAIFLPLEMMFGLLERTSGWLAGAASGTDGGFVATMFGAVGSVVDTITEPLANLFAGATSFLPGAWHGVAMILLGIGLILFVINWLGRLLKVLLVGRAAEVLHRSIGRGPVTGMASGALVTMMVQSSSTTTSLMIPLASSGTFSLRQIYPFTVGANIGTTVTALIAAFAFTGPEATVALQAAFVHVLFNVFAAAVVFGLPLLRQVPLRAATRLGGLAATHKVWAGVWVLGVFVGIPGALIAVTTLW, encoded by the coding sequence ATGACCGCCGTCCTGCCCCAGGCACCCGTGTCCGTCGCCACCCCGGCGTCGTCGACCCCGCGCCTGGTCAGCCCGTTCGAACGGTTCGGCCTGACGGGTCGGCGCCTGAACGCCGCGAACTGGCTCGGTGTCGTCGCGGGCGTCTACGTGCTGGTCACCGCCGTCGAGCTCATCGGCTCCGGCTTCAAGGCCGCGACGGGCGACTCCGCGGAGGCGCTCTTCGGGTTCGCGTCCAACCCGTTCGTGGGCCTCATGGTGGGCGTGCTGTTCACGGCGCTGGTGCAGTCCAGCTCGACGACGACGTCGGTGACGGTCGGTCTGGTCGCCGGCGGCCTGCCCATCCAGATCGCGATCCCCATGCTCATGGGCGCGAACATCGGTACCACGCTGACGAACACGCTGGTCAGCCTGGGCGCCGCCCGGGACAAGGAGGCGTTCCGCCGGGCGTTCTCCGCCGCGACGGTGCACGACTTCTTCAACCTGCTGGCCGTTGCGATCTTCCTGCCGCTCGAGATGATGTTCGGCCTGCTGGAGCGGACGTCGGGCTGGCTGGCGGGGGCCGCGTCGGGTACGGACGGCGGGTTCGTCGCCACGATGTTCGGCGCCGTGGGCAGCGTCGTCGACACGATCACGGAGCCCCTGGCGAACCTGTTCGCCGGCGCGACCTCGTTCCTGCCCGGCGCGTGGCACGGTGTCGCGATGATCCTCCTCGGGATCGGTCTCATCCTGTTCGTCATCAACTGGCTGGGCCGCCTGCTCAAGGTGCTGCTCGTGGGCCGCGCCGCCGAGGTCCTGCACCGGTCGATCGGTCGCGGCCCGGTGACCGGCATGGCCAGCGGCGCGCTGGTGACGATGATGGTGCAGTCGTCCTCGACGACCACGAGCCTCATGATCCCGCTGGCGAGCTCCGGCACGTTCTCGCTGCGCCAGATCTACCCCTTCACCGTGGGCGCCAACATCGGCACCACGGTCACGGCGCTCATCGCCGCGTTCGCCTTCACCGGCCCGGAGGCGACGGTCGCCCTCCAGGCGGCGTTCGTGCACGTGCTGTTCAACGTGTTCGCCGCGGCCGTCGTGTTCGGCCTCCCGCTGCTGCGCCAGGTCCCGCTGCGGGCCGCGACGCGGCTCGGCGGCCTGGCCGCCACCCACAAGGTGTGGGCGGGCGTGTGGGTGCTCGGCGTCTTCGTCGGCATCCCGGGGGCGCTCATCGCCGTCACCACCCTGTGGTGA
- the galK gene encoding galactokinase: protein MTSPQWLDSWSAADGAARVRTLFTDAFGADAAPDGVWSAPGRVNLIGEHTDYNAGLALPVALPHRTFVALRSRADDVVRLASAQAPGQTWETTLADVGPGVTTGWGAYVAGVAWALREAGHAVTGFDAVVDSCVPFGAGLSSSAALECAVAVALDAVHDLGLAADDAGRAELSAACVRAENEIAGAPTGGMDQAASLRCSAGHALLLDCRPGLSALDSGHRVPFDLVPAGLTLLVVDTRAEHALVDGQYAARRAACERAAALLGVENLRAIDPADLDDALARLADAEDGATLQARVRHVVTEIDRTARFAELVQAGRLTDVGPLMDASHDSLRDDYEVSARELDLVVDTARAHGALGARMTGGGFGGSAIALLRADAVAPVVAAIQAAFEDAGLTAPGFLLSPPSQPAG from the coding sequence ATGACGTCTCCCCAGTGGCTCGATTCCTGGTCCGCCGCCGACGGCGCCGCGCGCGTCCGCACCCTGTTCACCGACGCCTTCGGCGCCGACGCCGCACCCGACGGTGTCTGGTCGGCGCCCGGCCGCGTCAACCTCATCGGGGAGCACACCGACTACAACGCCGGCCTCGCCCTGCCCGTCGCGCTCCCCCACCGCACGTTCGTCGCGCTGCGCTCCCGCGCCGACGACGTGGTCCGCCTCGCCTCCGCGCAGGCCCCCGGGCAGACCTGGGAGACGACGCTGGCCGACGTCGGCCCCGGCGTCACCACCGGCTGGGGCGCCTACGTCGCCGGCGTCGCGTGGGCGCTGCGCGAGGCCGGGCACGCCGTCACCGGGTTCGACGCCGTCGTCGACTCGTGCGTGCCGTTCGGGGCCGGGCTGTCGTCGTCCGCCGCCCTGGAGTGCGCCGTCGCCGTCGCGCTCGACGCCGTGCACGACCTCGGGCTCGCCGCCGACGACGCGGGCCGCGCCGAGCTGTCCGCCGCCTGCGTGCGCGCGGAGAACGAGATCGCGGGCGCCCCCACGGGCGGCATGGACCAGGCCGCGTCCCTGCGCTGCTCGGCCGGGCACGCGCTGCTGCTGGACTGCCGCCCGGGGCTGTCGGCCCTGGACTCGGGCCACCGCGTGCCGTTCGACCTCGTCCCGGCGGGCCTGACCCTGCTCGTCGTCGACACCCGCGCGGAGCACGCGCTCGTCGACGGCCAGTACGCCGCGCGCCGGGCCGCCTGCGAGCGGGCCGCCGCGCTCCTGGGCGTCGAGAACCTCCGCGCGATCGACCCGGCCGACCTGGACGACGCGCTCGCCCGCCTGGCCGACGCCGAGGACGGCGCGACGCTGCAGGCGCGCGTGCGCCACGTCGTCACCGAGATCGATCGCACCGCACGGTTCGCCGAGCTGGTCCAGGCCGGTCGGCTCACCGACGTCGGCCCCCTCATGGACGCCTCCCACGACTCCCTGCGGGACGACTACGAGGTCTCCGCACGCGAGCTCGACCTCGTCGTCGACACGGCGCGCGCCCACGGCGCGCTCGGCGCCCGCATGACCGGCGGCGGGTTCGGCGGCTCCGCCATCGCGCTGTTGCGCGCCGACGCCGTCGCGCCGGTCGTCGCCGCGATCCAGGCGGCGTTCGAGGACGCCGGCCTCACCGCGCCGGGGTTCCTGCTCTCCCCGCCCTCGCAGCCCGCGGGCTGA
- a CDS encoding Mrp/NBP35 family ATP-binding protein: MSTATLAEQVRAALSTVVDPEIRRPLTELDMVRSVEVRDTDAGAHVVVGIDLTVAGCPMKSQLVSEVTAATVEVDGVASAEVELGVMTPEQRASMRSRLRGGSGDPVIPFSQPGSLTKVIAVASGKGGVGKSSVTANLAVAMAADGLAVGVVDADIYGFSVPRMLGVDRQPTRVDSMLLPPIAHGVKVVSIGMFVPEGQPVVWRGPMLHRALEQFLADVFWGDLDVLLLDLPPGTGDIAISVAQLLPGSEILVVTTPQVAAAEVAERAGSIATQTSQGLVGVVENMSWLEQPDGSRLEVFGAGGGAAVAERLSTAVGQDVPLLGQVPLDVAVREGGDAGTPVVLTAPDSPGARVLRDVARTVAGRRRGLAGRQLGVTPVSAS, translated from the coding sequence ATGAGCACCGCCACCCTCGCCGAGCAGGTCCGCGCCGCGCTGTCCACGGTCGTCGACCCGGAGATCCGCCGCCCGCTCACGGAGCTGGACATGGTCCGTTCCGTGGAGGTGCGGGACACCGACGCGGGCGCGCACGTCGTGGTGGGGATCGACCTCACGGTGGCGGGCTGCCCCATGAAGTCGCAGCTCGTGTCGGAGGTCACCGCGGCGACGGTCGAGGTGGACGGGGTGGCGTCCGCGGAGGTGGAGCTGGGCGTGATGACGCCGGAGCAGCGGGCGTCGATGCGGTCCCGGCTGCGGGGCGGCTCGGGCGACCCGGTGATCCCGTTCTCCCAGCCGGGCTCGCTGACCAAGGTGATCGCGGTGGCGTCCGGCAAGGGCGGGGTCGGCAAGTCGTCGGTGACGGCGAACCTGGCGGTGGCGATGGCGGCCGACGGGCTCGCCGTGGGGGTCGTGGACGCCGACATCTACGGCTTCTCGGTCCCGCGGATGCTGGGCGTGGACCGGCAGCCGACACGCGTCGACTCGATGCTGCTGCCCCCGATCGCGCACGGGGTGAAGGTGGTCTCGATCGGCATGTTCGTGCCGGAGGGGCAGCCGGTGGTGTGGCGCGGCCCGATGCTGCACCGCGCGCTGGAGCAGTTCCTGGCGGACGTGTTCTGGGGCGACCTGGACGTGCTGCTCCTGGACCTGCCGCCGGGGACGGGCGACATCGCGATCTCGGTGGCGCAGCTGCTGCCGGGCAGCGAGATCCTCGTCGTGACGACGCCGCAGGTCGCGGCCGCCGAGGTCGCGGAACGCGCCGGGTCGATCGCGACGCAGACGTCGCAGGGCCTGGTGGGCGTGGTGGAGAACATGTCGTGGCTGGAGCAGCCGGACGGTTCGCGCCTGGAGGTGTTCGGGGCGGGCGGCGGCGCGGCGGTCGCGGAGCGGCTGTCGACGGCGGTCGGCCAGGACGTGCCGCTGCTGGGCCAGGTGCCGCTGGACGTCGCCGTGCGCGAGGGCGGCGACGCCGGCACGCCCGTGGTGCTCACCGCGCCCGACTCCCCCGGGGCGCGCGTGCTGCGGGACGTCGCACGCACCGTGGCGGGGCGTCGCCGCGGGCTGGCGGGACGGCAGCTGGGCGTGACGCCCGTCAGCGCGTCCTGA